The following proteins are encoded in a genomic region of Amia ocellicauda isolate fAmiCal2 chromosome 6, fAmiCal2.hap1, whole genome shotgun sequence:
- the LOC136751679 gene encoding uncharacterized protein LOC136751679 yields the protein MSSSLPDSLCFPGLLLCQVFAQSPSSVTVEIGGSVTLTCSVSKSYSSDTLVWIKQPSGGPSATIVSFKNYETSFYLGFNNKKRFAVDRRGDYFNLKISNIEASDVARYYCGGIRETSVRFGSGTSIRLKGSGSVSRRVEQQPASVPVQPGDSVTLQCTIHTETCAGEHSVHWFRHGSGEALPGLIYTHGNRSDPCESSSEPGLPAQGCVYELPKRNLRSSDAGTYYCAVATCGQILFGNGTRLDIAGDQAETLEPLERPCAAQLSVLAWLSMVRTAAAAAAGCDLLQRT from the exons ATGTCGTCCTCCCTGCCCGACTCCCTGTGTTTTCCAGGTCTGCTTCTCTGTCAGGTGTTTGCTCAGTCCCCTTCCTCGGTGACAGTGGAGATCGGAGGGTCTGTTACCCTGACCTGCAGCGTTTCCAAGAGTTACTCAAGTGATACCTTGGTCTGGATCAAACAACCATCTGGAGGACCCTCAGCAACCATAGTATCATTTAAAAATTATGAGACTTCATTTTATCTTGGATTTAACAATAAGAAGCGCTTTGCAGTAGATAGAAGAGGTGATTATTTTAATCTCAAGATTTCCAACATTGAAGCGTCAGACGTTGCCAGATACTACTGCGGAGGAATCAGGGAAACATCAGTGAGATTCGGATCTGGAACTTCAATACGACTGAAAG GCTCAGggtccgtcagcaggagagtggagcagcagccggcgtctgtccccgtccagccaggagacagtgtgactctgcagtgtacaatacacactgagacctgtgcaggagagcacagtgttcattggttcaggcatggctcaggagaagcccttccaggactcatttacacccatgggaacaggagtgatccgtgtgagagcagctctgagcctgggcttcctgcacagggctgtgtctatgagctccccaagaggaacctccgctcctctgacgctgggacttactactgtgctgtggccacatgtgggcagatcctgtttggcaacgggacacggctggacattgcag GTGACCAGGCGGAGACACTGGAGCCACTTGAGCGGCCCTGTGCCGCCCAGCTGAGTGTGCTGGCGTGGCTCTCCATGGTGAGgacggctgctgctgctgctgctggctgTGATCTACTGCAGAGGACCTGA
- the LOC136751680 gene encoding cytolytic toxin-beta-like, with product MSGDKTDTVELATLGQPFHLGMLYDCQSDSLIPGITLWELNKIRDSIDIRSQRNTYFQVIMVDSIEEKASSLDVSASLKVSLLGGMISVKGSASYFNDSKSSKNQARITLQYHTTTRFEQLTMSQLGTKHIAYNDVFDQGTATHVVTGVLYGAQAFFVFDREIASNENKKTVQGSMEGAIKMMGLAEAEIKGSVAVSNAEKAKVDQIKCTFYGDFKLESNPVTFQEAIQVYSKLPNMLGPDKEHAVPIKVWLYPLKLLNNLAAKLVHDISVELVYHSQGVLEQLGNYEMQCNDEVSAKFHVIKRKARHFKELTFQKDLAMVLPQIRGEDKETEKNVVKAYLTMMKDIRVLARKSELEEVILDPLGENVLCLVFTSLHGDEPYLKELSNYLKPQEGDNQVPETGSSGRMQELWFSNVEVSQRMRKLAKHFLEFVDTNKNGKTKFLISSESNTDHPGLSIYLYEEGRLDKTDFKPPSKPDVPLVVERSHNSITLKLRPPKYDCKFREDVTVP from the exons ATGTCTGGAGATAAGACTGACACGGTGGAGCTGGCTACTCTTGGACAGCCCTTCCATCTGGGGATGCTGTATGACTGTCAAAGTGACTCACTTATTCCAG GGATCACACTATGGGAACTGAACAAAATTCGGGATTCCATTGACATTCGCTCTCAGCGCAACACATATTTTCAGGTTATCATGGTAGACTCTATTGAGGAGAAAGCTTCTTCGTTGGATGTGTCAGCTTCTTTAAAAGTGAGCCTGCTGGGTGGAATGATCAGTGTTAAGGGGTCTGCTAGCTATTTCAATGACAGCAAATCATCAAAGAACCAGGCTCGCATCACACTGCAGTACCACACCACCACCAGATTTGAGCAGTTGACTATGAGCCAGTTGGGTACGAAACACATTGCATACAATGATGTGTTTGACCAGGGCACAGCCACACATGTGGTCACAGGTGTGCTTTATGGAGCCCAGGCTTTCTTTGTCTTTGATCGGGAAATCGCTTCGAACGAGAACAAGAAAACAGTCCAGGGAAGTATGGAGGGAGCAATCAAAATGATGGGCTTGGCCGAAGCAGAAATCAAAGGGTCTGTTGCTGTCTCTAATGCAGAGAAGGCAAAAGTCGACCAAATCAAGTGTACCTTCTATGGAGATTTCAAGCTTGAATCCAATCCGGTCACTTTCCAAGAAGCCATCCAAGTGTATTCTAAGCTTCCGAACATGCTAGGGCCAGACAAAGAACATGCAGTGCCAATTAAGGTCTGGCTTTACCCATTGAAGCTTCTGAATAATCTGGCTGCCAAGTTAGTTCATGATATCAGTGTTGAGTTAGTATACCATTCACAAGGAGTCTTGGAACAGCTGGGGAACTATGAGATGCAATGCAATGACGAGGTCTCTGCCAAGTTCCATGTGATCAAAAGAAAGGCACGCCACTTCAAAGAACTGACATTCCAGAAGGACTTGGCTATGGTCCTGCCTCAAATCCGTGGAG AAGACAAAGAGACAGAGAAGAATGTGGTAAAAGCCTACCTGACAATGATGAAAGACATCAGAGTTTTGGCCAGGAAGAGTGAGCTTGAGGAGGTGATCTTAGACCCTTTGGGTGAGAATGTTCTCTGCCTGGTTTTCACCTCACTGCACGGGGATGAGCCCTACCTGAAGGAGCTCTCAAACTACCTTAAACCCCAGGAAGGTGATAATCAAGTCCCAGAAACAGGCTCATCTGGTAGAATGCAAGAGCTATGGTTCAGCAATGTAGAAGTGTCCCAGCGCATGAGGAAACTGGCCAAGCACTTTTTAGAGTTTGTGGACACCAACAAGAATGGGAAAACCAAATTTCTTATATCTTCTGAAAGTAACACAGATCATCCTGGACTGTCTATCTACCTATACGAGGAAGGGAGGCTGGACAAAACTGACTTCAAGCCCCCATCTAAACCTGATGTCCCACTGGTCGTTGAAAGATCACATAACAGTATCACCCTCAAGCTAAGGCCACCTAAATATG ACTGCAAGTTTCGAGAGGacgtcacagttccctag